The following DNA comes from Mycobacteriales bacterium.
CGCCTCCGTGATGGTGCTGCTCGGCGCCTTCCTGCCGTGGGTCTACACCGGCCTCGGCGCCGTCTCCGGCTTCCGCGGTGCCGGGCTGTGGACGTTCTACGCCTCGTCGCTCGGCTTCGCCGGCGCGCTGGTCGCCAGCAGGCGCCTCGCCGGGGCGCAGGCGCTCGTGCTGGCCGTCGTCGCCGTCGGGTTGGCCGGCTGGCAGCTGGTGTACCTGACCTCGCTGGTCGGCTTCTCGGGCTGGCTCCCGGGACCCGGCCTGGTCCTCACCGCCGGTGGAGGCGTGCTCGCCGGCGCCGCCGGCCGCTCTCTGCTGGCCGGGCGTGACTAGCCTGTTCAACAACAGCGGCAGCACCCACCGGCTGGCCGACATCGCCGGCTACGACTCCAGCTGACCTGCCTCAGCCGGGTCCTGGCGTTCCCGCGGGAACGCCAGGACCCGGCTGAGGCANNNNNNNNNNCCCCGCCCCCCCCCAGGACCCGCACGGGCAACGGACGTGGCGCTGCCGAGCCGCCCCAGCGGCCCCGGTGGGCGCACCTCGGCAACCACCTCGGCCACGTCACCGCTCAGCGTGCAGCGGCGGACAATGCCACCGTCGGCCAGCGCGATCCGGGTGGCCCAGGCGCAGGCCTGCGCCGGGCCCTCCAGCGCGTGCTGGGCGGCGGCGAGGGCGGCCAGGTCCGCGACGGCGGCCGCCCGCTGCCGGGTGACGGCCCCCGCGGCCAGCGCGCTGGCCGTCATGCCGGCCAGCGCGAGGACCGCCCCCAGCGCTATGACCAGGACGACCACGGCGCCGTGATCGCCCGTCGCACGGCCGGTCACCCCGGCTCGGCGGCGGCGGTGGCGCGGCCGCT
Coding sequences within:
- a CDS encoding Rv3654c family TadE-like protein, which gives rise to MTGRATGDHGAVVVLVIALGAVLALAGMTASALAAGAVTRQRAAAVADLAALAAAQHALEGPAQACAWATRIALADGGIVRRCTLSGDVAEVVAEVRPPGPLGRLGSATSVARAGPGGGRG